From Amycolatopsis sp. YIM 10, the proteins below share one genomic window:
- a CDS encoding methyltransferase has product MSDVEDGAPPRQAPGLVLDTMHTVFVARAMYAVTDLGVIDLLAGGPRSAEWLAAELGVEAVPLHQLLRTLASTGLLRTEPGTETGPAQRYSLTEVGDTLREGHPTGTRELVLTMQGPEFWNALRVLPERVATGRTGPEIVYGMPFFEYLAGNPPAGEKFNRMMIATHGGEPAAVARAYDLSWAGRVVDVGGGIGTLLLAVLDRNPHLTGVLFDRPDVVGHAEANLAGRCQVAAGDFLEAVPAGADAYLLSRILHDWDDDTCVRILRTCAGAMTRNSRLLVVEKVLPGGDEPHLGKMLDLVMATMTHGRERTAGEYGVLLEKAGLRAQRLVPTESASSVIEAVLDHGV; this is encoded by the coding sequence ATGAGTGACGTGGAGGACGGCGCGCCACCACGGCAGGCTCCTGGACTGGTGCTGGACACCATGCACACGGTTTTTGTGGCCAGGGCGATGTACGCGGTGACCGATCTCGGCGTGATCGACCTGCTCGCCGGTGGACCCCGCTCCGCCGAGTGGCTCGCCGCCGAACTCGGCGTCGAAGCCGTTCCCCTGCACCAGTTGCTGCGCACGCTGGCGAGCACCGGACTGCTGCGCACCGAGCCGGGGACGGAAACCGGCCCGGCCCAGCGGTATTCGCTGACCGAGGTCGGCGACACGTTGCGGGAGGGACATCCCACCGGCACTCGCGAGCTGGTCCTGACCATGCAGGGGCCGGAGTTCTGGAACGCGCTGCGCGTGCTGCCGGAACGGGTCGCCACCGGCCGGACCGGGCCGGAGATCGTCTACGGCATGCCGTTCTTCGAGTACCTGGCCGGGAATCCGCCGGCGGGGGAGAAGTTCAACCGGATGATGATCGCCACGCACGGCGGTGAACCGGCCGCCGTCGCCCGCGCCTACGACCTGTCGTGGGCCGGACGGGTCGTGGACGTCGGTGGTGGTATCGGCACGCTGCTGCTGGCCGTGCTCGACCGGAACCCGCACCTCACCGGGGTTCTCTTCGACCGGCCCGACGTCGTCGGGCACGCCGAGGCGAACCTGGCGGGCCGGTGCCAGGTCGCCGCCGGCGATTTCCTCGAAGCCGTGCCGGCCGGGGCGGACGCCTATCTGCTGTCGCGCATCCTGCACGACTGGGACGACGACACGTGCGTGCGGATCCTGCGCACGTGCGCGGGCGCCATGACACGGAACAGCAGGCTGCTCGTGGTGGAGAAAGTGCTCCCCGGCGGCGACGAACCCCATCTCGGCAAGATGCTCGACCTCGTGATGGCCACGATGACCCACGGTCGTGAACGCACCGCCGGGGAATACGGTGTTCTGCTGGAAAAAGCCGGGCTGCGGGCGCAACGCCTGGTGCCCACCGAATCCGCGTCGAGCGTCATCGAAGCGGTCCTCGACCACGGTGTATAA
- a CDS encoding DUF3159 domain-containing protein, whose amino-acid sequence MSLRGLSQKSLSLFAAVGGWRTVAEGVASRVLFLIAYLVTGQVAASALVAVGGVVVFAVVRVFTDRKYWQPAVGLVIVGASALLAGSTGQAVDFYLPTVLWQAGGGAVFLASMLVRWPVIGFAVGAARGERFGWRRDPARRRRYQLCTAIFLAKYGIATMVLVPLYLTGQLIPLGIAATLLGGAPALGVCVYLCRRILHTRTDPNPGARRPRHRRHVDPSAIRHRPHQTVDGRRSWAANARK is encoded by the coding sequence ATGAGCCTCAGGGGGCTGTCGCAGAAGTCGTTGTCCTTGTTCGCCGCGGTGGGTGGCTGGCGCACGGTCGCCGAAGGAGTCGCGTCCCGGGTGCTGTTCCTGATCGCCTACCTGGTGACCGGTCAGGTAGCGGCCTCCGCATTGGTGGCGGTCGGTGGTGTGGTGGTGTTCGCCGTGGTTCGGGTATTCACCGACCGCAAGTACTGGCAGCCGGCGGTCGGGCTGGTCATCGTGGGGGCCTCCGCGTTGCTGGCCGGGAGCACCGGTCAGGCGGTCGACTTCTACCTCCCGACCGTGCTCTGGCAGGCGGGTGGAGGTGCGGTGTTCCTGGCGTCCATGCTGGTGCGGTGGCCGGTGATCGGGTTTGCGGTGGGTGCGGCACGCGGCGAACGGTTCGGCTGGCGACGAGACCCCGCGCGGCGACGGCGCTACCAGCTGTGCACGGCGATCTTCCTGGCCAAGTACGGCATCGCCACGATGGTGCTGGTACCGCTGTACCTGACCGGGCAGTTGATTCCGCTGGGCATCGCCGCCACGCTGCTGGGCGGCGCACCCGCGCTGGGCGTCTGCGTCTATCTGTGCCGGCGGATCCTGCACACCCGAACCGACCCCAACCCCGGCGCCAGGCGACCGCGTCATCGACGGCACGTGGACCCTAGCGCGATTCGACATCGTCCTCACCAGACGGTGGATGGCAGGAGATCGTGGGCGGCCAATGCCCGGAAGTAG
- a CDS encoding NAD(P)/FAD-dependent oxidoreductase gives MRVIVIGAGLGGLTLAQGLRRAGIDVAVYERDDALGRAQGVSLHVDDRGANALRACLPSAHAAMVEATMGGPREQTVALAEADGALTVVGAQPSDGVAGRARPGRQVHRPLLRAVLLTGLEDVVRFGAEFTRFEQRADGTVRAWFADGSTDTADVLVGADGIGSAVRRQYLPHARVVDTGRRMLMGATALRAVTDTGLPELIGHSPAGMRVGDTMMVVGVLRFTESPMAARQRWLPALPLGAVAGVEDYAMWALPITRERIGSAGPWHRAKELIADLPSAMRLVVAETWPDLTVALRGGTIPPIPAWPAGPVTVLGDAIHLAPGFGGNLAMQDAHHLREALVETYHGRLELIDAIGTYENTMRRNSFPAPVPATAGA, from the coding sequence ATGAGGGTGATCGTGATCGGCGCCGGACTGGGCGGGTTGACGCTGGCTCAGGGGTTACGCCGGGCGGGGATCGATGTCGCCGTGTACGAGCGAGACGACGCGCTGGGGCGCGCGCAGGGCGTCAGCTTGCATGTCGACGATCGAGGCGCCAACGCACTGCGGGCGTGCCTGCCTTCGGCACACGCCGCGATGGTGGAGGCCACGATGGGTGGGCCGCGCGAGCAGACCGTGGCGTTGGCCGAAGCGGATGGAGCGCTGACCGTCGTGGGCGCTCAGCCGTCCGACGGCGTGGCGGGCCGGGCGCGGCCCGGGCGGCAGGTTCATCGTCCGTTGCTGCGTGCGGTGTTGCTGACCGGGCTGGAGGACGTGGTTCGGTTCGGGGCGGAGTTCACGCGGTTCGAGCAGCGAGCCGACGGCACGGTTCGGGCGTGGTTCGCCGACGGCAGCACGGACACGGCGGACGTGCTGGTCGGCGCGGACGGGATCGGTTCGGCGGTCCGCCGTCAGTATCTGCCCCACGCACGGGTGGTCGACACGGGACGGCGCATGCTCATGGGCGCGACCGCGCTGCGGGCGGTGACCGATACCGGGCTGCCTGAGCTGATCGGCCACAGCCCCGCCGGCATGCGGGTGGGCGACACGATGATGGTCGTGGGCGTGCTGCGGTTCACCGAGTCGCCGATGGCCGCGCGGCAGCGGTGGCTGCCCGCGTTGCCGCTCGGTGCGGTCGCCGGGGTCGAGGACTATGCGATGTGGGCTTTGCCGATCACGCGGGAGCGGATCGGTTCGGCCGGGCCGTGGCACCGGGCCAAGGAGTTGATCGCCGACCTGCCCTCGGCCATGCGCTTGGTCGTCGCCGAGACGTGGCCGGACCTCACGGTCGCGCTGCGCGGCGGGACGATCCCGCCGATACCCGCCTGGCCCGCCGGCCCGGTGACGGTCCTCGGTGATGCCATCCACCTGGCCCCGGGCTTCGGCGGCAACCTGGCGATGCAGGACGCGCACCACCTCCGCGAGGCACTCGTCGAGACGTATCACGGCCGGCTCGAGCTGATCGACGCGATCGGCACGTACGAAAACACCATGCGCCGCAACAGTTTCCCCGCGCCCGTCCCGGCGACGGCGGGCGCATGA
- a CDS encoding TetR family transcriptional regulator — MAEDRSTAARPGRWRTGAESKQRILDAARALFGEHGYGGTTVRAVAAEAEVDPAMVFYFFGNKQGLFAAAIELSAQVPPAIESAFTGGLDGFGERLVRTLLENMDASGRTPLALLTRSARTSDQSETLLREYIDREITGRLATLLGTPDAAIRAGMVNVQLLGLTVARYIVRIEPIASSSVDELVSRFGPLVQHCLGDAL, encoded by the coding sequence ATGGCAGAAGACAGGTCGACCGCCGCTCGCCCCGGGCGCTGGCGAACCGGCGCGGAGAGCAAGCAGCGGATCCTGGACGCGGCGCGCGCCCTGTTCGGCGAGCACGGCTACGGCGGCACCACGGTGCGCGCGGTCGCTGCCGAGGCAGAGGTCGACCCGGCGATGGTGTTCTACTTCTTCGGCAACAAACAGGGCCTGTTCGCCGCCGCGATCGAGCTGTCCGCGCAGGTCCCGCCTGCCATCGAATCGGCCTTCACCGGCGGCCTCGACGGTTTCGGTGAGCGCCTGGTCCGGACGCTCCTGGAGAACATGGACGCATCGGGCCGCACCCCGCTCGCGCTGCTCACCCGGTCGGCCAGGACCAGCGACCAGTCCGAAACCCTGCTCCGCGAATACATCGACCGGGAGATCACCGGCCGGCTGGCGACGCTGCTCGGCACACCGGACGCCGCGATCCGGGCCGGCATGGTGAACGTCCAGCTACTGGGCCTCACCGTGGCGCGCTACATCGTGCGGATCGAACCGATCGCGTCCTCGTCCGTCGACGAGCTGGTCAGCCGGTTCGGACCGCTCGTGCAGCACTGCCTGGGTGACGCGCTGTGA
- a CDS encoding dioxygenase, whose amino-acid sequence MTTRDDIQANREQQLVERVIRSFGSCADPRLRELMVSLVGHLHAFIRETRLTEREWAAAIDFLTRCGHITDDKRQEFILLSDVLGASMQTITVNDHAKADATEATVFGPFFVENAPGIPLGGNIAGPAAGEPCWVEGRVTDTGGTPLAGARVEVWEADEDGLYDVQYDDDHTAGRAHLFTDEHGHYCFWGVTPTPYPIPHDGPVGQLLEHTGRSPMRAAHLHFMVSHPGHRTLVTHIFVRGGSHLDTDTVFGVKPSLVKDFQRQPAGTPAPGDRVIDGTWTRARFDIVLTPDSSSAP is encoded by the coding sequence ATGACCACCCGCGACGACATCCAGGCGAACCGCGAACAGCAACTCGTCGAACGCGTCATCCGCTCCTTCGGCTCCTGCGCCGATCCCCGGCTGCGGGAACTGATGGTTTCGCTCGTCGGGCACCTGCACGCCTTCATCCGCGAAACCCGGCTCACCGAGCGGGAATGGGCCGCGGCCATCGACTTCCTCACCCGGTGCGGGCACATCACCGACGACAAGCGCCAGGAGTTCATCCTGCTCTCCGACGTACTCGGCGCGTCCATGCAGACCATCACGGTCAACGACCACGCCAAGGCCGACGCCACCGAGGCGACGGTCTTCGGGCCGTTCTTCGTCGAAAACGCTCCCGGCATCCCCTTGGGCGGGAACATCGCCGGTCCGGCGGCCGGAGAACCCTGCTGGGTCGAGGGACGGGTCACCGACACCGGCGGAACCCCGCTGGCGGGCGCACGCGTCGAGGTGTGGGAAGCCGACGAAGACGGCCTCTACGACGTCCAGTACGACGACGACCACACAGCGGGCCGAGCCCACCTGTTCACCGACGAGCACGGCCACTACTGCTTCTGGGGCGTCACCCCCACGCCCTACCCCATCCCCCACGACGGTCCCGTCGGCCAACTGCTCGAGCACACCGGCCGCTCCCCCATGCGTGCCGCGCACCTGCACTTCATGGTCAGCCACCCCGGCCACCGCACCCTGGTCACCCACATCTTCGTCCGCGGCGGCAGCCACCTCGACACCGACACCGTCTTCGGCGTAAAACCCTCACTCGTCAAGGACTTCCAGCGCCAGCCGGCCGGAACCCCGGCGCCAGGCGACCGCGTCATCGACGGCACGTGGACCCGAGCGCGATTCGACATCGTGCTCACCCCGGACTCCAGCTCCGCCCCTTAG
- a CDS encoding maleylacetate reductase, whose amino-acid sequence MTDLKEAHVVRFVHDTLPQRIRFATGGAAGHLAEEVTEGGFRRVMVIAAAAEKEPAEHVARDLPVVLWHHEVAMHVPADVAERGRQAAAEHRADVLVCVGGGSTTGLAKAIALTTGLPIIAVPTTYAGSEATDVWGITTHARKTTGTDRRVLPRTIVYDPALTLTLPLDVSIASGLNALAHCVDSLWAPRANPINAAFAGEGIRALNTGLPQIVADPADISGRELLLHGSYLAAAAFASAGSGLHHKICHVLGGMFDLPHAQTHAVVLPHVLAFNAHAAPEAESRIATAFGTASATAGLARLRSTLDSPVSLREYSMPENGIRPAVQAILAAAPADNPRSLTADNLTALLHAAWEGAPPR is encoded by the coding sequence GTGACCGACCTGAAGGAGGCCCACGTGGTGCGGTTCGTGCACGACACGCTGCCTCAGCGAATTCGATTCGCCACGGGCGGAGCCGCCGGCCACCTGGCCGAGGAAGTCACCGAAGGCGGCTTCCGGCGCGTGATGGTGATCGCCGCCGCTGCCGAGAAAGAGCCGGCCGAGCACGTGGCCAGGGATCTCCCTGTTGTGCTGTGGCATCACGAAGTGGCGATGCACGTACCCGCCGACGTCGCCGAGCGCGGCCGCCAAGCGGCTGCCGAGCATCGTGCCGACGTGCTGGTCTGCGTCGGCGGCGGCTCGACCACCGGCCTGGCCAAGGCGATCGCGCTGACCACCGGCCTGCCGATCATCGCGGTTCCCACCACCTACGCCGGTTCCGAGGCGACCGACGTCTGGGGAATCACCACCCACGCCCGCAAAACCACCGGCACCGACCGGCGAGTGCTGCCCCGGACGATCGTCTACGACCCCGCGCTGACCCTCACCCTGCCGTTGGACGTGTCCATCGCATCAGGACTCAACGCGCTGGCCCACTGCGTGGACTCCCTGTGGGCGCCCCGGGCGAATCCGATCAACGCCGCCTTCGCCGGCGAAGGCATCCGTGCCCTGAACACCGGACTCCCCCAGATCGTCGCCGACCCCGCCGACATTTCCGGGCGGGAACTGCTCCTGCACGGCTCCTACCTGGCAGCTGCCGCGTTCGCCTCGGCGGGTTCAGGACTGCACCACAAGATCTGCCACGTGCTCGGCGGCATGTTCGACCTCCCGCACGCGCAGACCCACGCCGTTGTGCTGCCGCACGTGCTGGCCTTCAACGCGCACGCGGCGCCGGAAGCCGAGTCGCGGATCGCCACCGCGTTCGGCACGGCCTCCGCGACGGCCGGCCTGGCCCGGCTCCGGTCCACACTCGACAGTCCGGTGTCGCTGCGGGAGTACAGCATGCCCGAAAACGGTATTCGGCCCGCGGTCCAAGCCATACTGGCAGCGGCACCGGCGGACAACCCGCGGTCGCTCACCGCTGACAACCTCACCGCCCTGCTGCACGCAGCCTGGGAAGGAGCCCCACCCCGATGA
- a CDS encoding APC family permease — translation MSNAPIHPSETTGTSLKRNAFGIPGILFFVLSAQAPLTSIVGAAALAVALGNGAGAPGAYLIVGAVIVLFAVGFTTITRHLDVRGGFFAVIRAGLGFRTGAGGSLLALLAYNAVQIAMYGLLGASTAGLLARQFGVHTPWWLWIGVSIAAVWFLGSRKIEIGTQVLAVLVGLELLILVAFAVGVLFRTGLSSLDVPASFGPDAILAGAPGVAIMFAIASMFGFESTAIYSTEARNPRRTVPRATYIAVVLIAVFLALVTWMLVSFYGAARVREAAGTALSGDPAVFALDPIAGVLGPWAGTVAEFLLCTSLFAGVLSFHNMITRYFHAMAGRGLFPAVLERTNRHQAPAVASLSQSLLATAVIAPFAVLGLNPVSTLFNWFSGLAVATLIVLYTLTSAAVVAYFRRHRVEPNRWTTLIAPVLASVLMLLVLTQVVGNFGVLTGGSAPTVGVLLGLVPLAFLGGLAAARRAAGERPEVTAPAAESPEPA, via the coding sequence ATGTCGAACGCACCGATTCACCCCAGCGAAACCACTGGTACCAGCCTGAAACGGAATGCATTCGGAATTCCGGGGATTCTCTTTTTTGTCCTGTCCGCGCAGGCACCGCTGACCAGCATCGTCGGCGCGGCCGCGCTGGCGGTCGCGCTGGGCAACGGCGCGGGCGCGCCGGGTGCCTACCTGATCGTCGGCGCGGTGATCGTGCTGTTCGCCGTCGGTTTCACCACCATCACGCGGCATCTGGACGTCCGGGGTGGCTTCTTCGCCGTCATCCGGGCAGGGCTGGGTTTCCGCACCGGCGCGGGAGGATCGCTGCTGGCGCTGCTGGCCTACAACGCCGTCCAGATCGCGATGTACGGCCTGCTCGGGGCGAGCACGGCCGGACTGCTGGCACGCCAGTTCGGGGTGCACACCCCGTGGTGGCTCTGGATCGGCGTGTCGATCGCCGCGGTGTGGTTCCTCGGCTCCCGCAAGATCGAGATCGGCACGCAGGTGCTCGCGGTGCTGGTGGGGCTGGAGTTGCTGATCCTGGTGGCGTTCGCCGTCGGGGTGCTGTTCCGCACGGGACTGTCCTCCTTGGACGTTCCCGCCAGCTTCGGGCCGGACGCGATCCTCGCCGGTGCGCCGGGTGTCGCGATCATGTTCGCCATCGCGTCGATGTTCGGCTTCGAGTCCACGGCGATCTACTCCACCGAGGCGCGGAACCCACGCCGGACCGTGCCGCGGGCGACCTACATCGCGGTGGTGCTGATCGCGGTGTTCCTCGCCCTTGTCACGTGGATGCTGGTGTCCTTCTACGGCGCCGCGCGAGTGCGGGAAGCGGCCGGGACGGCGTTGTCCGGCGATCCGGCGGTGTTCGCGCTCGACCCGATCGCCGGTGTTCTCGGTCCGTGGGCCGGCACGGTCGCGGAGTTCCTGCTGTGCACCTCGCTGTTCGCCGGGGTGCTGTCCTTCCACAACATGATCACCCGCTACTTCCACGCCATGGCGGGCCGTGGACTGTTCCCGGCGGTGCTGGAGCGCACCAACCGGCACCAGGCGCCCGCCGTGGCGTCGCTGAGCCAGTCGCTGCTCGCCACGGCCGTGATCGCGCCGTTCGCCGTTCTCGGGCTCAATCCGGTGAGCACGCTGTTCAACTGGTTCAGCGGGCTGGCCGTCGCCACGCTCATCGTGCTCTACACCCTGACGTCCGCCGCCGTGGTCGCCTACTTCCGCCGTCACCGCGTCGAGCCGAACCGCTGGACCACGCTGATCGCGCCGGTGCTCGCCAGCGTGCTGATGCTGCTCGTCCTCACGCAGGTGGTGGGCAACTTCGGGGTGCTCACCGGCGGCAGTGCTCCGACCGTCGGGGTGCTGCTCGGACTGGTCCCGCTGGCCTTTCTCGGTGGCTTGGCCGCGGCGCGCCGGGCCGCGGGCGAGCGGCCGGAGGTCACCGCCCCCGCGGCCGAGTCGCCCGAGCCCGCCTGA
- a CDS encoding aldehyde dehydrogenase family protein produces MPDSTTWHTELFIDGTWRTGGDKFTTVDPSTGEPLADIAAANANDVDTAVTAATTSLRGSWAATPPSRKGALLARLADLVERDLDALAALESLDMGAPLSVARGLFLPNLVASLRYYGGWADKINGELVTQDGYFGSPAHAYTRREPVGVIAAIVPWNAPLMILGWKLAPALAAGNTVIVKPAEDASLSILRLAALVEEAGFPPGVVQVLPGRGPVAGEALAVHPGVHKVSFTGSTEVGRRILRNSAGNFKRTTLELGGKSPQIVFADANLDAAIQGAAMGIFTNQGQVCAAGTRIFVQRPVYQAVLDGLRAAAQAQVVGDPSGKDTTMGPLINSAQRDKVLGYIEKGVSEGAELIAGGRSADGPGFFVDPTVFAGTNDLTIAREEIFGPVGTVIPFDDEAEVVELANDNDYGLAATVWTTDLSRAHTVSAGLQAGAVGVNGWSPLAPQLPWGGRKASGVGRELGYEAILANTEVKTITVIL; encoded by the coding sequence ATGCCCGATTCGACGACCTGGCACACCGAGCTGTTCATCGACGGCACCTGGCGGACCGGCGGCGACAAGTTCACCACGGTCGACCCGAGCACCGGTGAGCCGCTGGCCGACATCGCCGCGGCGAACGCGAACGACGTCGACACCGCGGTCACCGCGGCCACGACGTCGTTGCGCGGTTCCTGGGCCGCCACCCCGCCTTCCCGCAAGGGCGCACTGCTGGCACGGCTGGCCGACCTCGTCGAACGTGACCTCGACGCGCTGGCCGCACTCGAATCGCTCGACATGGGCGCTCCGCTGAGTGTTGCCAGAGGCCTGTTCCTGCCGAACCTGGTCGCCTCTCTGCGGTACTACGGCGGCTGGGCCGACAAGATCAACGGTGAACTGGTGACCCAGGACGGCTACTTCGGCTCGCCCGCCCACGCCTACACCCGCCGTGAGCCCGTCGGCGTCATCGCGGCGATCGTGCCGTGGAACGCGCCGTTGATGATCCTGGGCTGGAAACTCGCTCCGGCTCTGGCAGCGGGCAACACGGTGATCGTCAAACCGGCGGAAGACGCCTCACTGTCGATCCTGCGACTCGCGGCCCTGGTCGAAGAGGCCGGTTTCCCGCCAGGAGTGGTGCAGGTCCTGCCCGGCCGCGGGCCGGTGGCCGGTGAGGCACTGGCCGTGCACCCCGGGGTGCACAAGGTCAGCTTCACCGGCTCGACCGAGGTCGGCCGCCGGATCCTGCGCAACTCCGCGGGCAACTTCAAGCGCACCACACTCGAACTCGGCGGCAAGTCCCCGCAGATCGTCTTCGCCGACGCGAACCTCGACGCCGCGATCCAGGGAGCCGCGATGGGGATCTTCACCAACCAGGGGCAGGTCTGCGCCGCCGGCACCCGGATCTTCGTGCAGCGCCCGGTCTACCAGGCCGTTCTGGACGGACTTCGGGCCGCGGCGCAGGCACAGGTCGTCGGTGATCCGTCCGGAAAGGACACCACGATGGGTCCGCTGATCAACTCGGCGCAACGGGACAAAGTGCTGGGCTACATCGAAAAAGGCGTGTCCGAAGGTGCCGAGCTGATCGCCGGGGGACGGTCCGCGGACGGCCCGGGATTCTTCGTCGACCCCACCGTGTTCGCCGGTACCAACGACCTCACCATCGCCCGCGAGGAGATCTTCGGCCCGGTGGGGACGGTCATCCCCTTCGACGACGAGGCCGAGGTGGTCGAGCTGGCCAATGACAACGACTACGGCCTCGCCGCGACCGTGTGGACGACCGATCTGTCCCGCGCGCACACCGTGTCGGCCGGACTGCAGGCTGGTGCGGTCGGGGTGAACGGCTGGTCGCCGCTGGCCCCGCAACTGCCGTGGGGCGGCCGGAAGGCCAGCGGTGTCGGCCGGGAACTCGGCTACGAGGCGATCCTCGCCAACACCGAGGTCAAAACCATCACGGTGATCCTGTAG
- a CDS encoding MFS transporter: MKNPASAEPVTRRSRELPKVVAASMSGTAIEFYDFFLYGTAAATIFGTVFFPADDPLVGTLAAFGTYAVGFVARPLGGVLFGQIGDRLGRKRALMTSLAIMGATTVLIGLVPSYASIGVLAPILLTVLRILQGLALGGEWGGAILLIAEHAGQRRRGFWASWAQAGGPLGSLLSTGVLAILAAVLPASEFSDWGWRVAFLLSAVLIVIAYVLRRAVEESPVYRAAAAQPVARPKSPLREVLRTHRKAVLLSFGACAGEKATYYTFGIFALSYLVDERGVARGEVLNALTVASVFWFLSMLAGGWLSDRFGRRTITVLGALGAAIWIPLSLAWLAHGQVPSTTAILVSLTVGVVFDGVITGGQAAFFAELFPTSVRCTGASLGYQLAGIVGGSLTPIVGVALLAATGSVVPVVLFVLAMLALTVVAMTIAGETRHRTLDDI, from the coding sequence ATGAAGAATCCAGCGTCCGCGGAGCCCGTCACCCGGCGGTCACGGGAGTTGCCGAAGGTCGTCGCCGCGTCGATGAGCGGCACCGCCATCGAGTTCTACGACTTCTTCCTCTACGGCACCGCCGCGGCCACGATCTTCGGCACCGTGTTCTTCCCGGCGGACGATCCGCTGGTGGGAACGCTGGCGGCGTTCGGCACCTACGCGGTGGGATTCGTCGCCCGTCCGCTCGGCGGTGTCCTGTTCGGGCAGATCGGCGACCGGCTCGGCCGCAAACGCGCGCTGATGACCAGCCTCGCGATCATGGGCGCCACGACCGTCCTGATCGGACTGGTCCCGTCCTATGCGAGCATCGGGGTGCTCGCCCCGATCCTGCTGACGGTGCTGAGGATCCTGCAGGGACTCGCGCTGGGCGGTGAGTGGGGCGGCGCCATCCTCCTGATCGCCGAGCACGCCGGGCAGCGGCGCCGGGGATTCTGGGCGAGCTGGGCGCAGGCCGGCGGTCCGCTGGGCAGCCTGTTGTCGACCGGGGTGCTGGCGATACTGGCGGCGGTCCTGCCCGCGTCGGAGTTCAGCGACTGGGGCTGGCGGGTGGCGTTCCTGCTCTCCGCCGTGCTGATCGTCATCGCTTACGTGCTGCGCCGCGCGGTGGAGGAATCGCCGGTCTACCGGGCCGCGGCCGCCCAGCCGGTGGCGCGGCCGAAGAGCCCGTTGCGCGAAGTGCTGCGCACGCACCGCAAGGCTGTTCTGCTCAGTTTCGGTGCGTGCGCCGGGGAGAAGGCCACCTACTACACCTTCGGCATTTTCGCCTTGTCATACCTGGTGGACGAGCGCGGTGTCGCGCGCGGCGAGGTGCTCAACGCACTGACCGTGGCCTCGGTGTTCTGGTTCCTGTCGATGCTGGCCGGAGGCTGGCTCTCGGACCGCTTCGGCCGCCGGACCATAACCGTGCTCGGTGCGCTGGGCGCGGCGATCTGGATTCCGCTGAGCCTGGCCTGGCTCGCGCACGGCCAGGTTCCCTCGACCACGGCGATCCTGGTGTCGCTGACCGTCGGCGTCGTGTTCGACGGTGTCATCACCGGCGGGCAGGCCGCGTTCTTCGCCGAACTGTTCCCGACATCGGTGCGCTGCACCGGGGCGTCGCTGGGCTACCAGCTCGCCGGCATCGTCGGCGGGTCGCTCACCCCGATCGTCGGCGTCGCCCTGCTGGCCGCCACCGGATCGGTTGTCCCCGTTGTCCTCTTTGTACTCGCGATGCTCGCCTTGACCGTGGTCGCGATGACGATCGCCGGGGAGACCCGGCACCGCACGCTCGACGACATCTGA
- a CDS encoding nuclear transport factor 2 family protein, translating into MTLEKTVADLATRVETLEAEAEIRRIQARYMFLCDTPCPEFGVRDDEHRIELIMDLYTHDAVWEGVGEYYDNQFGRAEGADAIRAHFRNFWGQKRDPELLLNAHYLTSEQIRVAGDEATGLWIHMQPWLFSDGTSLLRSSRLNNAFRKEDHGWRITRTRTENVFVAPLNAGWASDYPSASVLMKP; encoded by the coding sequence ATGACCCTGGAAAAGACCGTCGCGGACCTGGCCACCCGGGTCGAAACCCTGGAGGCCGAAGCCGAAATCCGGCGCATCCAGGCACGTTACATGTTCCTGTGCGACACCCCGTGCCCCGAGTTCGGTGTCCGTGACGACGAGCACCGCATCGAACTGATCATGGATCTCTACACCCACGACGCCGTCTGGGAGGGCGTGGGGGAGTACTACGACAACCAGTTCGGCCGCGCCGAGGGCGCCGACGCGATCCGCGCGCACTTCCGGAACTTCTGGGGCCAGAAGCGAGACCCGGAACTACTGCTCAACGCCCACTACCTGACCTCCGAGCAGATCCGGGTCGCCGGCGACGAGGCGACCGGGTTGTGGATCCACATGCAGCCCTGGCTGTTCTCCGACGGCACGTCGCTGCTGCGCTCCAGCAGGCTCAACAACGCGTTCCGCAAGGAGGACCACGGCTGGCGGATCACCCGTACCCGCACGGAGAACGTGTTCGTGGCTCCGCTGAACGCGGGCTGGGCCAGTGACTACCCGTCGGCGTCAGTGCTGATGAAGCCCTGA